One genomic segment of Alkalimarinus alittae includes these proteins:
- a CDS encoding amino acid deaminase/aldolase yields MNYLGYKNTLQGQTLPLAYVNLDYLEKNARAILDRAGDMPVRVVSKSLRSVDIIKRLLSFSPRFQGVMCFHPDEAAFLAEQGLDDLLVAYPSMQASAIESACKATLSGKTIVLMVDSPEHVELIARIAKQLGVVQPVCMDVDMSTSFPGIYFGVRRSPITTPDKAVKLYRTITKNASVKLDGVMGYEAQIAGVGEKTPGKELQNKAVPWLKRISIPILTRRRVSVVRALEQAGACLRFVNGGGTGSIDSTQLDPSVTELAVGSGFYSPHLFDYYNDFNYLPAAGFALEVSRNSGDGYVTCSGGGYIASGGVGIEKAPKPYLPEGFVLDENEGAGEVQTPLKRAPKKQSQNITSALAHGDPVLFRHSKAGELCERFNELLLIKNGEVVDKCLTYRGHGKSFI; encoded by the coding sequence ATGAACTATCTGGGCTATAAAAATACATTGCAAGGGCAGACGTTACCCCTTGCCTATGTCAACCTTGATTATCTAGAGAAAAATGCCCGTGCGATACTTGATCGCGCGGGCGATATGCCCGTTAGAGTAGTGTCTAAATCACTGCGCAGCGTAGATATTATCAAGCGCTTATTAAGCTTCTCACCTCGTTTTCAAGGGGTGATGTGTTTTCATCCAGATGAGGCTGCGTTTTTGGCCGAGCAAGGGTTGGATGACTTGTTGGTAGCGTATCCATCAATGCAAGCTAGCGCCATTGAGTCGGCCTGTAAGGCGACCCTCAGTGGCAAAACCATCGTATTAATGGTGGACTCGCCTGAGCATGTTGAGTTAATTGCGAGAATAGCCAAGCAGCTAGGTGTGGTGCAACCGGTTTGTATGGACGTAGATATGTCTACGAGCTTTCCGGGGATCTATTTTGGTGTTCGTCGCTCGCCGATTACTACCCCCGATAAAGCCGTTAAACTGTACCGTACGATTACAAAAAACGCCTCGGTTAAACTAGATGGGGTGATGGGGTATGAAGCACAAATAGCAGGGGTGGGTGAAAAGACACCTGGCAAGGAACTACAAAATAAAGCAGTACCTTGGTTAAAGCGAATCTCGATTCCTATACTGACGCGACGTAGAGTTTCGGTTGTACGCGCCTTAGAACAAGCGGGTGCCTGCCTTCGGTTTGTAAATGGTGGGGGTACAGGCAGTATTGACTCCACACAGCTTGATCCATCGGTTACCGAATTGGCCGTCGGGTCAGGTTTCTATAGCCCTCATTTATTTGATTACTATAACGATTTTAATTATCTGCCGGCGGCAGGTTTTGCATTAGAAGTCTCGCGAAATTCAGGGGATGGCTATGTCACTTGTAGTGGTGGTGGCTATATTGCATCGGGGGGCGTCGGTATTGAGAAAGCCCCCAAGCCGTACTTACCAGAAGGGTTTGTGTTAGACGAAAACGAAGGTGCAGGAGAAGTTCAGACGCCGTTAAAGCGAGCACCTAAGAAACAATCCCAAAATATAACAAGTGCGTTAGCACACGGTGACCCTGTTTTATTTAGGCACAGTAAAGCTGGCGAGCTTTGTGAGCGTTTTAATGAGTTGCTGTTGATAAAAAATGGTGAAGTGGTAGATAAATGCCTGACCTATCGTGGTCATGGAAAATCATTTATCTAA